One stretch of Nitratiruptor tergarcus DSM 16512 DNA includes these proteins:
- a CDS encoding glycosyltransferase family 2 protein, protein MKLSVVIPVMNEEDNIEPLFKALREALEGLDYEIIFVDDGSTDNTVQRIKELADERTKLLIFSRNFGQSLAMAAGIDAATGDVIATIDGDLQNDPRDIPLMLEKMEKEGWDVVAGVRANRQDGLVLRKIPSKIANWIIRKSTGVYLQDYGCTLKLFKKDVAKNLGLYGELHRFIPVLAKLYGAKMTEMNVRHHPRIHGQSKYGIGRTFKVISDLLLMLFFQKYGTKPMHLFGTLGFISFGIGALIDLYLFILKLFGKDIGGRPLLILGVMLTLVGIQLITTGFLAEIMMRTYYESQNKKPYVVKEIYQGQK, encoded by the coding sequence ATGAAGCTATCGGTAGTAATACCAGTAATGAATGAAGAGGATAATATTGAACCACTTTTTAAGGCTTTACGTGAAGCTCTTGAAGGGCTTGATTATGAGATTATTTTCGTAGATGATGGATCGACTGATAATACGGTGCAAAGAATCAAAGAGCTAGCAGATGAGCGTACTAAGCTCCTGATTTTTAGCCGCAACTTTGGCCAAAGTCTTGCTATGGCTGCTGGGATTGACGCAGCAACAGGAGATGTGATAGCTACAATTGATGGTGATTTGCAAAACGATCCAAGAGATATCCCTTTAATGCTTGAAAAGATGGAAAAAGAGGGGTGGGATGTGGTTGCAGGTGTGCGAGCAAATCGTCAAGATGGCTTGGTTTTACGCAAAATTCCTAGTAAAATCGCCAACTGGATCATCCGCAAAAGTACAGGAGTATATCTGCAAGACTATGGCTGCACGTTGAAACTCTTTAAAAAAGATGTGGCAAAAAATCTTGGACTCTATGGAGAACTTCACCGCTTCATACCAGTGCTAGCAAAACTTTATGGTGCAAAAATGACAGAGATGAATGTACGTCACCATCCGCGCATTCATGGGCAGAGCAAATATGGCATTGGCAGAACCTTCAAGGTAATAAGTGATCTTCTTCTCATGCTCTTTTTCCAAAAGTATGGCACAAAACCGATGCACCTTTTTGGGACACTGGGATTTATCTCTTTTGGAATTGGAGCACTCATAGATCTCTATCTTTTTATTCTCAAGCTCTTTGGCAAAGATATTGGAGGAAGACCCCTCCTTATCCTTGGAGTCATGCTCACCCTTGTAGGTATTCAGCTTATTACCACTGGATTTCTTGCTGAAATTATGATGCGTACCTACTATGAATCACAAAATAAAAAGCCCTATGTTGTTAAAGAGATCTACCAAGGGCAGAAGTGA
- a CDS encoding phosphatase PAP2 family protein, whose protein sequence is MRVLLILLTALAICFFFYLYPQIDLVVSSFFYHNGFYLKDTIFAKIIYKLTIIILAIFGIGTLGLLLFEIVTKKEIIKKKILIYLLLSLLLGPGLLVNVVFKNHFGRARPSQIHYFGGSKKFTPAGVITHECKKNCSFTSGHAAAAFYFLALVPLFRSKKRYLVALLALLWGSIVGFVRIIQGGHFLSDVVCSAVAVFGVSYIVYILMFERKNNEAIGSNTSNE, encoded by the coding sequence GTGAGAGTCCTACTTATCCTCTTAACGGCTTTAGCTATTTGTTTTTTCTTTTATCTCTATCCACAAATCGATTTGGTAGTAAGTAGTTTTTTTTACCATAACGGGTTCTATCTCAAAGATACAATTTTTGCAAAAATTATCTATAAACTGACAATTATCATTCTAGCAATTTTTGGAATAGGCACTCTTGGACTCCTTCTATTTGAAATTGTGACAAAAAAAGAGATTATCAAAAAGAAAATTCTTATTTATCTACTTCTTTCACTACTCCTTGGTCCTGGCCTTTTAGTCAATGTTGTTTTCAAGAACCATTTTGGCAGAGCAAGACCTTCACAAATTCACTATTTTGGCGGTTCAAAAAAGTTCACACCAGCTGGCGTTATAACTCATGAGTGCAAGAAAAATTGCTCTTTTACTAGTGGACATGCTGCTGCAGCTTTTTACTTTTTAGCTCTTGTTCCCCTCTTTCGCTCAAAAAAACGCTATTTGGTTGCTCTTTTGGCATTGCTATGGGGAAGTATTGTAGGATTTGTTAGAATAATACAGGGAGGTCATTTCTTAAGTGACGTTGTATGCAGCGCTGTTGCAGTCTTTGGAGTCTCATATATTGTATATATTTTAATGTTTGAAAGGAAAAATAATGAAGCTATCGGTAGTAATACCAGTAATGAATGA